The DNA window TCTATTGCACTCTCACAAAAAGTTTCTCTATGAACTCATAATTGTTCTATAACACCCCTTGCTCGACCCAGAAAACAGAACAATTATAGACATTTAACAGACAATTCAAAATGAAAACCATTAAATTCCATCATTTCAATCATTCAGTACAATTTAAAACCTTTACCAAGTCTTATTCAAGCTTGTGTAAGCTGTAAAGTTGACCCAGAATCAAACAACGACCAAACTGCAAAGATTCCAAAAGTTCAAAACGACGTTGTGACGTGAGGGAGTTTCTCCGAAGACTTGACAAATTGAATTGGCCTCATTGCGACAACGGAGTTTCTCATCGCGCTGTGACCTGAAGTCTCAAACTCATCGCGACGAGCTCTACATGATGTCACGACATGAACCCTGTTTCTGATGCAAATGATAACATTCATCATATATATTTTGAAGTAAGGGCATCTATCATATATGATGGATATCATATAATGTGAGTATAAAAAAGATGGTGCAGCGTATATGTATTCAATCAATGCAATATCTGTTTTAAGAGAATTAGGATTATGCATATTTTAGTGTAGATTATTTATATCTACGATTCATAcaactaaaaatagtaaaacgATTGTAGTTCCAAACAAAGGATTAAGCCTTTTTACATTTTCTTCTAGAAATTTGAAGGCCCAAAATCTGGATGATCCAGTTAGGCTAGGGTTGAAAACGTGAAGATCCCAAGTTCGGCTCAAAAACACATGAAAGACCCAGACATATTATTCCTTTCTCTTCTAAAACTACGGATATTGGAAAAGCAATATAAGCCGATAAAAACCAAATTTCCATGGAAGGAAAAGGCTAGAAGTAAGGAAACTAACTAGTCAGGGGTTTTGTCGTGGGACTGTGATTCCGAATCCGATCCATCGTCAAGAAGGGGAAATGTATCAGTGGAGGAAATTCGAGTTCTTCGAGGAGAAATTGGGAGGAGGCAAATGCAAAATCCCGGAGGAAATCAGTGGAAAAATCGAGTGTGCTTCCAGCGGAAGAGGAAAGCTCGTGATCGGCTGCGATGACGGCACTGTAAGCCTCCTGGATCGcggccttaacttcaatttcggCTTCCAAGCTCATTCTTCCTCCGCTCTCTTCCTCCAAATGCTCAAGGTAAAATATGACTCTCAAATCTTTGCGATTCAACTTTatgttttaataataattaacaataaCTTAATTGGTGGAGTGTTTTTTTTTTGATTGATTGATGACTTTAATTAGCAACGGAATTTTTTGGTGAGTATTGGAGAAGATGAACAAATATCACCTCAGCAATCAGGGATGTGCTTGAAGGTATTCGATCTTGATAAAATGCAGCCGGAAGGATCAAGTACCACTAGTCCTGATTGTATTGGAATTTTGCGTATTTTCACCAATCAATTCCCTCAAGCTAAggtcttcttcttcctttctctctttttatctTTTCTTAAAACGTGTTTAGAGTTagctatttatttcatattattgcaAATTTCGTTGGAATTTGCTCTCTTTAAATTCAATCTCGTTGTAGAAAAATATCAAAGCTATAACTCCTGCTATTCTTTCTACTTTCAGAAGCAATTATATGCATAAACGGTTTGCAGAGAAAAGCCAACGATTTTTTTGGCATgaatgtcaaaaaaaaaaaaaaaactttttctcTAACAATCATGTCTTGGTTAgttgtttcatttttattattttatttcttttatatgcaaATAACCTCTAGTAATAAAAGGCTAAACCAACTTGTGGAATACCTGAGACTAGAGTTTAGTGTATTTCTAAACTCTTAATGGAGTCCTTACATATTGCAGATCACATCATTTCTAGTCTTAGAGGAAGCTCCGCCGATATTACTTATAGCTATTGGGTTAGACAATGGTTGCATTTACTGTATCAAGGGAGATATTGCACGTGAGAGAATAACCCGATTCAAGCTCCAGGTCGATAGCTCATCTGGTGAAGGGAATTCATCAGTTACTGGACTAGGTTTTAGACTGGATGGTCAAGCCCTTCTATTATTTGCTGTAACTCCAAATTCTGTGAGTTTATTCAGCATGCAGAACCAACCTCCTAGGCGGCAATTATTAGATCAGATCGGATGCAATGTCAATAGTGTCGCAATGAGTGACCGCTCGGTATGCATTTTTGTGCCCTTTACTTTTCTTTAACCTGCCTTAATAACCATATGTATTTATCTAAGAAGATAAGTGTTTCTCTGTTGTTTTGTCATTAGGAGTTGATAATTGGTCGACCTGAGGCCGTGTATTTTTATGAAGTAGATGGGCGTGGTCCCTGTTGGGCTTTTGAAGGAGAGAAGAAGTTCTTAGGGTGGTATCGTGGATATTTATTATGTGTTATTGCTGATcaaagaaatggaaagaataCCTTCAATATTTATGACCTGAAGAACCGGTTAATAGCACACAGTCTAGTTGTTAAAGAAGTTTCTCACATGCTTTGTGAATGGGGCAACATAATACTTATAATGACTGACAAATCAGCTTTATGTATTGGTGAGAAGGATATGGAAAGCAAGTTAGATATGCTCTTTAAGAAGAACCTTTACACTGTAGCTATCAACCTGGTTCAAACACAGCAAGCTGATGCTTCTGCAACTGCTGAAGTACTGAGGAAGTATGGTGATCATCTTTATAGCAAGCAAGACTATGATGAGGCTATGGCACAGTACATTCACACCATTGGTCACCTTGAACCTTCATATGTAATACAAAAGTTTCTGGATGCGCAAAGAATCTACAACCTTACAAATTACTTGGAAAATTTACATGAGAAGGGGCTCGCCTCTAAAGATCACACCACCCTTCTGTTAAACTGCTATACTAAATTGAAagatgttgaaaagttgaatgtgTTCATTAAGAGTGAGGATGGTGTTGGGGAACATAAATTCGATGTGGAGACTGCTATAAGGGTTTGCCGAGCAGCAAATTACCATGAACATGCCATGTATGTTGCTAAGAAGGCTGGTCGCCATGAATGGTACTTAAAGATTTTGCTTGAAGACCTTGGCAGATATGATGAAGCTTTGCAATATATCTCTAGCCTTGAACCAAGTCAAGCTGGGGTGACAGTGAAGGAATATGGGAAGATTCTCATAGAGCACAAACCGGCAGAGACAATTAATATACTTATGAGGCTGTGCACTGAGGATATAGAGTTGGCTAAACGTGTAACTTCAAATGGTGGTTACTTATCTATGTTACCATCTCCTGTTGATTTCCTCAACATTTTCATCCATCATCCACAATCTCTTATGGATTTCCTTGAAAAATATACTGACAAGGTAAAAGATTCTCCTGCTCAAGTAGAGATTCACAACACACTCTTGGAGTTGTACCTGTCCATTGATTTGAACTTCCCATCAATCTCCCAAGTTAACAATGGAACGGATTTTAATATTAAAGCAAGAACAGCGCCCAACGGGAAGTTAGCAGTTGATGGTAAGAATTTATCTATAGAAAAGGACACGCTGGAAAGACGTGAAAAGGGGCTACATTTGCTTAAGAGTGCATGGCCAGCTGACCTGGAACATCCACTTTATGATGTTGATCTTGCTATCATCCTATGCGAGATGAATGCATTTAAAGAAGGCTTATTGTATCTCTATGAGAAAATGAAACTTTTTAAAGAAGTGATTGCTTGCTACATGCAAGTCCATGACCATGAGGGATTGATTGCATGTTGCAAAAGGCTAGGGGATTCTGGTAAAGGAGGGGACCCTACTCTATGGGCAGATCTTCTGAAGTATTTTGGTGAACTTGGGGAAGATTGCTCTAAAGAAGTGAAAGAAGTATTGACATATATTGAGAGGGATGACATCTTGCCTCCCATTATTGTTCTCCAGACACTTTCCAGGAACCCATGTCTCACATTATCTGTTATTAAGGATTACATTGCCCGAAAACTTGAACAAGAGTCAAAGCTGATTGAAGAGGACAGACGAGCTATAGAGAAGTATCAGGTCGGTACTAAGTTAttctaatgatttttttatatatattgcaatGTGTGTATTACTGGTCTTTTGATCACCTAACCAGGTTGCAATGGCTGCGCATATAGTTTCCCAATTATGTATCTGGAGAGTTTCACCAAAAAACATTCCATAATATAACCAGCACCAGAGTGTAGAAAAAATGTTATTGTACTGTTAAGAGATTAAAATGACAATTTCTGAGCATGTGAGACAAGaagattaattaattataattcaaaCCTGCAATAATGCAATAGGTAACGTTTACTGCCCTTTTTGATAAAATCCATTTGTTTTCTCAATTGTTTCAACTTTGATGAAATATGGATTTTTTGCCCATAAAATTTGCCATGATAGTCatacaaaattatgttttttgagcattttttttaattcaattagtcTTTGGATTGCACAGGAAGACACAATGGCAATGAGAAAAGAAATTCAGGACCTTAGGACAAACGCCAGGATATTTCAGCTGAGCAAGTGCACTGCTTGCACTTTTACCCTTGACCTACCTGCTGTGCACTTCATGTGTATGCACTCATTTCATCAGCGTTGCCTTGGTGATAATGAAAAGGAATGCCCTGAGTGTGCTCCAGAGTACAGATCTGTAATGGAAATGAAAAGAAGCTTGGAACAGAATTCAAAAGATCAAGATCAATTCTTCCAACAAGTCAAGAGCTCAAAGGATGGATTTTCCGTGATTGCTGAATATTTTGGGAAGGGGGTCATTAGTAAAACTAGTAATGGTTCCACAGGAACTGCTAGATCAGACAGCATCTCTTCCAGCAGTGGCTTCTGATTTTCTTGATTGTTGTAATTTGTAAGTGTTCTTCCTTAAGCATGTCTCTTCTTTTCCATTGAAGTGCAAGGTCAATATTGTGCAGAATCACAAAGACTAGAGGTAAAATAATCTATGTGGGATCATGGCTTTGTTTGGGGCACTAGCCCATGTGACCGATTGctccttttccaaattggactggTTCAGATAATGAGACTGCATTGTCGGTCCTGTAGAGAGTAAATTATAAGAAGGATACAACCTCCGTGATATTTCAAAATGGAATACTCATTTGTTGTTTCCACTCAGAAGGTACAACATCACATCTATACGCATTTCACGATTGTAGCAGACTGGTGAGTTATTGCAGCATCTATTCcttgtttggttttttttttttttttttttttactctgaGGTTGCATGCTAGAAGTTTTCTCGATTACCTGGCAACAAAAGTTTAGGCATTGAACAGTTTCACTAAGGCAGGATCTAGCTTTTAGAGGGGAAGAAGTTATTGCCGCATTGTAGTTATGATCATAAAAGTTGCAAGTTGTAACCTACCTATTTGATTTATGCAAGTCTAATGTATGATTATTGGGTTATTTGGTACTCGAGGAAACCTAATGTATGTGAGCTTTAGATGCTGTATTTACAGTTAAATTGCTATTTGAATTTGTTTTCTGAATGAGCTTTGCTGTTCGCTCAGTGGTATGCTTAAGCCATGGATCCGGCTTGGAAATGGATTATTACATAAATTGAAGGTCATTAGGTGTTTTGTGTTAAGTTACTATTAGATGATATGCTACTGTGAATAGTGGTAAAGGCCAGTACAAAAGTGTCTTTGCCAGCTAATTGCTGGGGAATCAATAACTAAACGACGTAAGAACATCATCAACTTGGGCTTTTAAATCAAGCTTTGTTTTTGCTACCAAAATATGTGAGGTGGTGGTGCTTTTCTTGAATAAACCAAGTCTCACTTTGGGCAAATGCTTGTCACAGAAAGGCAAGGTTCCGAAGCCAACAAAACCATCTACTTTGTTTCTGTGTCATTCgtctttttaatttttcagaATCTTGTGTTGCACAACACTGTCCTGTCCAAAAGCGCTTGTATTTTTGTTTTGCGTCTTGTGAGGGTTGGCCCTTTATATATTGCTTTCCCTTGTTTGTTTATTAATTGTTAAAAGTTATAGCTCTAACTAAACGTTAAAATTGTATTGAAGGTGGGATTAGAATCTGAACCACCAAGTTTCTTAGTGCGTCAACTTTGTTATTTAATCAATATGTGGGATCCTATTTTTCAACAGCCAATAGGGCGTCTTTCTTGGATTGAACTGTTGTCCGGGAACATGACActtggaagaaggaaaaaaacAGATGTTGATAACCACCGGCAATTATAAGAAAATACTGAAGTTTGTCGTTAAGAGGTAAGCCGATAACATATCAAATCATGCCGGTTTTGATTGTGGAAGCATGAATGGTTAAAAGGATAGGCtagttttaatcaatcaattATGGCAATTTGCGGGACCATCATCCACACAATTTACCAAGAAAAGATTCAAGGCATAAAATCCCATTACTTGCAGCATAGCAGGTTTTCTGTTGTTTAGGACAATCATAATCCTACAATAAAGCTCGTATTCACTTCGTAGAGTATCAGATTCATCCTTTCTTTAAACTgaagatttctttttttctttttttgataatCCTTTAAAACTGATTGTTTTCTTCATCTTAAATCAAGGAGAATCTACGGGTTCATCAGCCACTCCACAAACGGAACACAAAAGAGTATACTTCATATCAACTTTCCATGTCCAATCATACAAATAAATATACCTCCCCAACTACCATATATTTTTCCTACGTTATGCATTACTGCTGTCATTAacaaacacaaatatatatacacacgtgCAACACTTTCAGAAAAGGGAAATGCCCGAGACTGAATTTCTTCAAGAAAATAAACCGAATTATCACCATTTCCTTGATATAAACATAAATGGTACTCTGTTTCAAAGAACAAGATGCATGATACAACTATAATAATTAAcatataccatatatgtatatcaAAAGAAAGGCTCGTATACGTAAAAGAGTTCTTGAAGGAAGAACTATCAACAACACCTTAACAGATTTTAGGACAAAAAGTTCAGTTTTTCCCCTACTTTTTGCTCCCTCAACGAGAAGAAAAACAACATATACGTAGATAAAAAAGCATTTTTTGCATCATGGTTCCAGCTTCAAGGAAACAACACGTGACTGTCTGTTGCGCTTTGCTACCTTAACAAAGAATATTGAAAGGCACGAAGGAGCCCACCATGGCCTGCGAACTTTTTGCTCTCCTTTCAGGCAAGCCACTGAAGGATACATTTTCAATATATCAATCACAAAGAAGCATATCTACTTCTAAGAATGACTTACTCTTGTTTCACCAGACAACAAAGAGAGAATAAATCCATGCTGTTGTGCATGAAagatattgttttctagaatagCAATCCAAATACCATTAAACCGTTATAAATATACTGCAAACAATAGCGGATAGCCTACCTATCATGCAAAAAAGCATCGACAAATCTCAACCAATCACTATTCCTATTTACCAATTCATGCATAGAAGGCACTGCTCCCACAAAACTAGGATACCAAAGGAAGTTGTTTGAAGAAAACGGGCAAAATGTTTATGCTTCATTGGTGATAATGCATGCAGCAGAGAGAAGTGCCCATGTTCTAAAATACGGTTCAATCAGAGAAATACTACTAATAGAAATATGTCTCTTAGCACAAGAATAAGGAATAATCAAGCAAATCTAAAGATTGAAGTCACTTCCAAATCTAGAGGCAAAAGCTTTGTGTGTGGGTGTGCATGTTTGcgtatagagagagagagagagagagagagcaccGAGAGAGAGAGCACCGAGAGAGAGACCTTTTATTCGTCTGAGTTCCTTACATAGCGTGATAAAGTCTCCCCATTTCATATGACACCGCCTTATAAATCGAAGAATCTGTTCAGTTGTGAACATAGACATGCCTTCCAAGTATTCTCCATTGACACCATTTTCTTTGAAAATCTGACGGTAGCTACCAAGATTTATCTCTTCCAACCACATTCCAACATCCTACCAGAACAAAAAGATAAAAGTGGAAAAGCATGTTATCAAATCAAATGTCCATGCCAAAGGCTTTCATGTTGaagaacaaaaaacaaaaacatgtTCCAAAAGCTTCACCTACTGCTTCAAATTCAAAACCTGTTGCGCTTTACTTAACATCATAAAGTAAACCACCTTTTGCAGCAACTTTTTCACTAGTAATGGCTCAAGTTATGCACAAATTACCTTGTTGCAAAATTTCAGTTATCAGAGTCATCACTATCAGTTTCTGTTATCAGAAAtgaatgataatgataatgaagAGAGAGATTGTTTGCATATTTACCATAAAATATCTGCAGTCACCTAGACCAAGCTACTCACATTGTAGTTACAGTCGGGTAGCCATAAATCTAGATATTTCATTTATCCACACAAACAACCTCACCAACTTTCAATAGGAATGCTCACAACGTAAATGAAAGTTCTGACAGAGAAAAATATtgcagagaagttcaagctatcTTAAATTCGTGAAACCACGATCCAGTATCAAGAAAAAACAAGTGGAGTCACCAGAAAAAAATACCAATATGTCTAACCCCATAACTGAACTACTCATTCCAAACACCCCAACAGAAAGAGGTGGAAAATGACAACCTTAAACAAACATTTTAAATGGAATGCTACTAAGCCATGTATAAGCAAGAGAGCAGACTCTAAATCACCTAAAGTAGAGCCAACACAAAATGGGTTCATCAAACAAATGATTTTTATCTATACCTGGAAATAGATAAAGAAAGAGAGATGGGAATATATACCAAATTGATAGCAAAGGAAGCAAAATAAATCTTTCATTAGTTAAGATAGGCAAAAAAAAGTGATCACCTTTTTGGTCAAGTCAATTCACTTTAACAGTTTCCAAAAATCATAAGATCAATAACCCAATATCTTACAATCGATAATAAGTTTTGACGAACAATTTccaagtgaaaaaaaaattacaacataATTAGCAGAATTCCACAATTAAGTAGCAATACTAAATCTCacgaaaagaaaaactaaagatCTAAACTTCACAGGAACAAGATCCAATTAAAATcaaaagtaaaaacaaacaatAGAGAGAAAGAAATACCTCAACAGTCCAAATGAAGAAATCGAGTGGCTCAGGCGGGTGTTCTTTGGTCATCTCCTCTATTATTTCAACAGAAATTCAGCTTTTATATTGATCACCAATTTCCCATCAAAATTAACGCTGCTTGAAACGATAATCAAATTAAAACGGACCGAAAGAATAACTGTCCCTTTGATTCCCgggaaattaaaaagaaaaatggaggaCAACAGTTTTGAGGTTAGAGTGACAGTTGTTGAGATCCCAATCCTTCTCCTCTTTTTCCTCTTTCTCTTTCttggtttatatttattttcacttttttctcGGGAAACAAACGCGAGAGCAAAAAAGAGTGAGAAATGGAAAACAGGGAAAAAAGACAAGCGAGAATTTTAGGGTTGGATTTGTTATTCCCTTTTTTCTACATTTTAGATTGTTTTGAGACATTGAGATTGAGATtgtaaatttgtttaaatattgGAAAACAAACTGTAATTATCCACTTTTTATCTCATTTCTCtactatttttttatcatttaaatatttaattttatatttgaatttgatattaatttttggaatttaatttcaaaatatgtgTTTTCCCCTTAACTCCTGGAAGCTACAATTTGACCTACCTAACTCAACCCTAAGACATTCATTCCAATTCCAACACTTAACTTCAACACTCCGGATGTTGATTTTCACCTTCCATAACTTTTTTACCtttctaactttaaaaaaaaaaactcttctcAATAACATGTCTatatttaattaacttttaaaatttaaaaatattttcttatatttcttaaataattttaatgatttttaatgtttaagaataaatttataatttttaaaaaatcaattaaatgttGACGTGTCATCCACGTGTATGCCATATCAAGGAAGTTAAAAACGTtaacttttctatccattttaaggtgatttgacaaaaaatataagtttaaaaattaaaaaaataaaaaaaataaataaaaagttaaaataaatttttttatataaagttagaggaccaaataaatcattatgccgaTGTTGGTATCATGAACTTCACTGCCCGTTATTTAGATTGTGTAATGAATGCAAAGTAAAGATTTGAGGCTTTTAGACAAGTTGTTTCATAATGTGGTGTGATAAAAACTCAAATTATAAGATAAATTTGATACTTGGAAGCATTTGAGTAGAAGATAACGCTAGATTGACTTATTATGTGTTATATCATATAATTAGAAGATTACTATTTACACATATCTATATGGAAAGAACTgtttaaataaaagtttatattttgtttccaaaaatataattttttttataagtgaatGTCTCATTAACTAGTACATCAATTACTTTTTAGACTTCAACTCATACGGGAAATCGTTTAGAAAAGATATATATTCAGGGTAGATTAACATTTTTTATATTCGTATTTTGTTGATAAAATATTCTAACtatataattatgattaattcTTAGACTTAGGGTTACTCATTTGAATTACACATTAGggaatattatatataaaatgatgGGGTTTTGATGGAGATGGTAAAGttagaatattaaaaataatgatattttaatttgagTGAGTtggtataaaaaaaaaagaaataaagttgtgtaatatgaagaaattaaaattgaatgaGTGGAATTAGGCATCGGCTTCTTTGGTTCCCCCAAAATGGAGATCAAAGTGATCCTAATATCTTAAGCAATGCCTTTGTCTGTCTTCAACAATAtagtttctttcttcttcatatttGATTTAACTTCGACTGGGCGGTAAAGTTTAAGCTAACTACATTAGTCCAACCACCCACCTATAAATATCCCTC is part of the Gossypium hirsutum isolate 1008001.06 chromosome D11, Gossypium_hirsutum_v2.1, whole genome shotgun sequence genome and encodes:
- the LOC107912600 gene encoding vacuolar protein-sorting-associated protein 11 homolog, with the protein product MYQWRKFEFFEEKLGGGKCKIPEEISGKIECASSGRGKLVIGCDDGTVSLLDRGLNFNFGFQAHSSSALFLQMLKQRNFLVSIGEDEQISPQQSGMCLKVFDLDKMQPEGSSTTSPDCIGILRIFTNQFPQAKITSFLVLEEAPPILLIAIGLDNGCIYCIKGDIARERITRFKLQVDSSSGEGNSSVTGLGFRLDGQALLLFAVTPNSVSLFSMQNQPPRRQLLDQIGCNVNSVAMSDRSELIIGRPEAVYFYEVDGRGPCWAFEGEKKFLGWYRGYLLCVIADQRNGKNTFNIYDLKNRLIAHSLVVKEVSHMLCEWGNIILIMTDKSALCIGEKDMESKLDMLFKKNLYTVAINLVQTQQADASATAEVLRKYGDHLYSKQDYDEAMAQYIHTIGHLEPSYVIQKFLDAQRIYNLTNYLENLHEKGLASKDHTTLLLNCYTKLKDVEKLNVFIKSEDGVGEHKFDVETAIRVCRAANYHEHAMYVAKKAGRHEWYLKILLEDLGRYDEALQYISSLEPSQAGVTVKEYGKILIEHKPAETINILMRLCTEDIELAKRVTSNGGYLSMLPSPVDFLNIFIHHPQSLMDFLEKYTDKVKDSPAQVEIHNTLLELYLSIDLNFPSISQVNNGTDFNIKARTAPNGKLAVDGKNLSIEKDTLERREKGLHLLKSAWPADLEHPLYDVDLAIILCEMNAFKEGLLYLYEKMKLFKEVIACYMQVHDHEGLIACCKRLGDSGKGGDPTLWADLLKYFGELGEDCSKEVKEVLTYIERDDILPPIIVLQTLSRNPCLTLSVIKDYIARKLEQESKLIEEDRRAIEKYQEDTMAMRKEIQDLRTNARIFQLSKCTACTFTLDLPAVHFMCMHSFHQRCLGDNEKECPECAPEYRSVMEMKRSLEQNSKDQDQFFQQVKSSKDGFSVIAEYFGKGVISKTSNGSTGTARSDSISSSSGF
- the LOC107912601 gene encoding uncharacterized protein isoform X1, producing the protein MTKEHPPEPLDFFIWTVEDVGMWLEEINLGSYRQIFKENGVNGEYLEGMSMFTTEQILRFIRRCHMKWGDFITLCKELRRIKGLSLGALSLVACLKGEQKVRRPWWAPSCLSIFFVKVAKRNRQSRVVSLKLEP
- the LOC107912601 gene encoding uncharacterized protein isoform X2, encoding MTKEHPPEPLDFFIWTVEDVGMWLEEINLGSYRQIFKENGVNGEYLEGMSMFTTEQILRFIRRCHMKWGDFITLCKELRRIKVACLKGEQKVRRPWWAPSCLSIFFVKVAKRNRQSRVVSLKLEP